Within Fusobacterium gonidiaformans ATCC 25563, the genomic segment TCTTATTATTCAAAGCACAATACTTCAGACTTATCACAAACAATTATGAAAGATGTAGCCGATATGGAACATGCTATGAGCCATGCGATTCCACAGACTTTTGGATTTATTCTTTATATCATTGTTATAAGTATTCTGATGCTATTGGAGAATGTGGTATTAACCTTGTGTATTTTAGTCCCCATTTTGCTTAGTTTTTTTCTTTTAATTCTTTCTAAAAAAATGCAGATAAGCTCTTCAACCAAGTATTATAAACAGTTAAGAGAAAATTCAGAATTTTTTCAAGAAAGCATTGAGATGCAACAAGAAATTAAAAGTTATGGGCAAAAAGAAAAAGTACAACAAGAATTGATGAAACAAATAGAAGAGTCCGAAACTCTTCATAAAAAAGCAGAATTATCTCAAGCGTTTCCAGTTGTTTTTGCTCAATCTATTTTAAAATTTATTTTGGGACTTACTGTTTTTATAGGAGCAAAGCTTTATGTGGAAGGAGAAGTTTCTCTTCTATATTTATTGGGTTATCTGATAGCAGCTTCTAAAATTATGGATGGAATGAATGGATTATATCTAAATCTTGCAGAGATGATGTCTTTAGATGCTCGAATTCAAAGAATACAAGAAATTCAGCAAGTAAAGAGGCAAGAAGGGAAGGAAATAGAACTTTCTTCCTACGATATCATATTTCAAAAGGTATCATTTTCTTATCGATCAGATTGTAAAGTGATTGATAAAGTTTCTTTCGTTGCAAAACAAAATGAGGTAACAGCAATTGTAGGAGCTTCTGGATGTGGAAAGACTACCCTGTTACGACTCATTTCTCGATTATATGATTATGATGAAGGAAAGATTTTTGTTGGTGGAAAAGAGATTGTGGACATTGATATCAATCACTTTTTCAAAAATATTTCTATTGTATTTCAAGAGGTTCTCCTATTTAATACCTCTATTATGGAAAATATTAGAATTGGAAAAAAATCTGCTACAGACGAAGAAGTGATCCAAGCTGCAAAATTGGCAAATTGTGATGAATTTGTTTCAAGATTTCCCAAAGGTTATCAAACGATTATTGGAGAAAATGGAAGTAAATTATCGGGTGGAGAACGGCAAAGAATTTCGATAGCTCGAGCTATTTTAAAGGATGCTCCTATTGTATTATTAGATGAGATTAGTGCTTCTTTAGATATAGAAAATGAAAGGAAAATACAAGAAAGTTTAAAGCGACTATTAAAGCATAAGACAGTGATTGTCATTTCACATCGAATGAAATCCATTGAGAAAGCGGATAATATTATTGTAATGAATGAAGGAAAAATAGAAAAGATAGGAAAACATAAAGAATTATTAAAAAGTTCATCGATTTATAAAAATATGATAAAAAAATCTGAATTTGCAGAAAATTATGTTTATTAAATTTTTTATATTGCACCTTAAGTATTTTGATAATAAACTTAAGGTGCAGCTTTTATTCTTCTGTATTTAAATGTTTAAATCCTTCACCAAGTACTTCATGGACATTGGTAATGGTAAGAAAAGCATTGGGGTCTAATTGACGAACTGTTCTTTTTAAGTTAACTAATTGATACTTACTAATGACACAGTAAAGAACTTTTAATTTTTCGCCAGAAAATCCACCCTCACCATCTAAAAAAGTAACTCCTCGATTGATTTTCTTAGAAATGGCAGTTTTCAATTCTTGAGGTTTGGATGTCATAATAAAAATTGCTTTGGCTTCATCCATTCCTTCTTGAATAAAATCAATGATTTTTGATGAAACAGTGACTGCAATCAAAGTATACATAAAAATTAGTTTTCCAAAGAGAAAGGCAACGAGAGAAAGAATTACAAAATCCATAGCTAAGAGAGCCTTTCCAACAGAAACTCCTCGATAGCGTGTAATCAATTTTGCAATAATGTCAGTTCCTCCA encodes:
- a CDS encoding ABC transporter ATP-binding protein — its product is MIKEKHFLGLTTQGKKDLIRASFSSFFMHFAYMAPIMLIFFFSESVLQGKEASPMIYGLGILVLCFVMYLLIFYNYNTLYNATFQESANLRIHLADTLKNLPLSYYSKHNTSDLSQTIMKDVADMEHAMSHAIPQTFGFILYIIVISILMLLENVVLTLCILVPILLSFFLLILSKKMQISSSTKYYKQLRENSEFFQESIEMQQEIKSYGQKEKVQQELMKQIEESETLHKKAELSQAFPVVFAQSILKFILGLTVFIGAKLYVEGEVSLLYLLGYLIAASKIMDGMNGLYLNLAEMMSLDARIQRIQEIQQVKRQEGKEIELSSYDIIFQKVSFSYRSDCKVIDKVSFVAKQNEVTAIVGASGCGKTTLLRLISRLYDYDEGKIFVGGKEIVDIDINHFFKNISIVFQEVLLFNTSIMENIRIGKKSATDEEVIQAAKLANCDEFVSRFPKGYQTIIGENGSKLSGGERQRISIARAILKDAPIVLLDEISASLDIENERKIQESLKRLLKHKTVIVISHRMKSIEKADNIIVMNEGKIEKIGKHKELLKSSSIYKNMIKKSEFAENYVY
- a CDS encoding YitT family protein, whose translation is MKKKTLFVIKDYILISFACALMGFTINYFYISNKLAEGGVSGICLILHYLSNIPISYLYLGLNIPLLIIAWKFLGRDFSMKTIYATVLLSFFMDFFSYLRTPIPDFLLASLFGGALTGISLGLIFISGGSTGGTDIIAKLITRYRGVSVGKALLAMDFVILSLVAFLFGKLIFMYTLIAVTVSSKIIDFIQEGMDEAKAIFIMTSKPQELKTAISKKINRGVTFLDGEGGFSGEKLKVLYCVISKYQLVNLKRTVRQLDPNAFLTITNVHEVLGEGFKHLNTEE